DNA sequence from the Tissierella sp. MB52-C2 genome:
TTTGATAATATTGAACATGTATTTGTAGAAGTTCTGAAGCTTGATGATAAGAAGGATTCCAAAGTTTTTATAGAACCAGTTAAAGGGATATCATTATGGACTCAGCTGGATGAATTTTTACAATTACAGCAAACAGAAGTCGAAAATGTTAAAGATTCGCTTGTACGTGCGAAATCAGAGTTTTTTTTACGGTTAGACTCTATTAAGAACAAAGAATCCGTGCATTATATCACAAAAAGATATATCAAATTGAAAAATGCGATTGAGAAGTTTATTAATATGGGGATAGTACAAAATGAATTCAATCCTGTTCTTCCACCTGAAAGTATAGCTCTATATATGATTTCATTTATTGACGGGTTGACACTCAATTCGCTTAATATTGGTAAAAAAGAAACCAGAATCGACGATCAGCTAGCTGCATTCAAGCACTCTCTAAGATCAATACTTAGGCCTGAAACAGTAAAAGAATAAAAATAAATCAATGAAAGGAATGTTCATATGCTATTTGAATCAGATAGAATCATTTTACGTAAGATGACATCAGAAGACACAGAATTATATCATCAATGGAGAAATGATATAGAGGTTATGCAGTCTACTGCACCGCTTTTAGATGTTTACAATATTAAAGAAACAGAAGAATTTGTTACTCATGTGATATTAGGGTCACATTTTTCCAAGAGCTATATTATAGTCGAGAAAAAATCTAAGAAACCAATTGGAGTTACTTCTTTGATCAATATTGATTATAAGAATCGCAATGCCGAATGTATTATTGATATTGGAGATAAAGAAGCATGGGGTAAGGGTTATGGAGCGGAGGCTATGAAATTACTTCTTGATTTCAGCTTTTTAGAAATGAATTTACACAGAATATTCTTAAGAGTTTTTTCTTTTAATGATAGAGCTATAAAACTATACGAGAAATTAGGCTTTCAACAGGAAGGAAAATTACGGGAAACCATTTTTCGTGGTGGGCAATGGCACGATATTCTCCATATGTCAATTTTGGAAAATGAATACGCAGAA
Encoded proteins:
- a CDS encoding TetR family transcriptional regulator; its protein translation is MSPRVGDMYKQNRKEEILEAAKRVFIMFGYNKATMQDVIEEAKMSRGGVYAYFDNIEHVFVEVLKLDDKKDSKVFIEPVKGISLWTQLDEFLQLQQTEVENVKDSLVRAKSEFFLRLDSIKNKESVHYITKRYIKLKNAIEKFINMGIVQNEFNPVLPPESIALYMISFIDGLTLNSLNIGKKETRIDDQLAAFKHSLRSILRPETVKE
- a CDS encoding GNAT family protein; translated protein: MLFESDRIILRKMTSEDTELYHQWRNDIEVMQSTAPLLDVYNIKETEEFVTHVILGSHFSKSYIIVEKKSKKPIGVTSLINIDYKNRNAECIIDIGDKEAWGKGYGAEAMKLLLDFSFLEMNLHRIFLRVFSFNDRAIKLYEKLGFQQEGKLRETIFRGGQWHDILHMSILENEYAEKRKSQ